A single genomic interval of Planctomycetota bacterium harbors:
- a CDS encoding YggS family pyridoxal phosphate-dependent enzyme, producing MDSSPSPQSRRLAANVTGVLARIAAACARSARAPASVTLVAVTKSVGPDIIAQLPGLGIRHIGENRVQAARDKQAALGGLLGLQWHMIGHLQSNKAGAAVRHFQKIHSLDSLHLAQELDRRAAQSRVTLPVLIQCNLSGEETKSGIAASELGRLLDGLMSLPHLRVEGLMTMAPFSDDPETSRPVFAGLRELACQARAETSLPLHELSMGMTRDFEVAIEEGATLVRVGTALFDGL from the coding sequence ATGGACTCCTCGCCGTCTCCGCAATCACGCCGCCTCGCCGCCAATGTCACGGGCGTGCTCGCGCGCATCGCCGCTGCCTGCGCGCGTTCGGCCAGAGCGCCCGCCTCCGTGACCCTTGTGGCGGTTACCAAGAGCGTCGGCCCGGACATCATCGCCCAACTCCCGGGCCTCGGCATCCGCCACATCGGCGAGAACCGCGTGCAGGCCGCGCGCGACAAGCAGGCGGCGCTCGGCGGCCTGCTGGGCCTCCAGTGGCACATGATCGGCCATCTTCAGTCGAACAAGGCGGGTGCCGCAGTGCGTCATTTCCAGAAGATCCATTCCCTGGACAGCCTGCACTTGGCCCAGGAACTGGATCGCCGCGCCGCCCAGTCGCGCGTCACCCTCCCGGTGCTTATTCAGTGCAACCTGAGCGGCGAGGAGACGAAGTCGGGCATCGCCGCCTCGGAACTTGGCCGGCTTCTCGACGGTCTGATGTCGCTCCCGCATCTGCGCGTGGAGGGGCTGATGACCATGGCCCCGTTCAGCGATGACCCCGAGACCAGCCGCCCCGTGTTCGCGGGCCTGCGCGAGCTCGCCTGCCAGGCCCGGGCGGAAACCTCGCTGCCGCTACACGAGCTCTCGATGGGGATGACGCGGGACTTCGAGGTCGCCATCGAGGAGGGCGCCACGCTCGTCCGCGTGGGCACAGCGCTCTTCGATGGCCTCTGA